A genomic window from Sulfurimonas hongkongensis includes:
- the rsfS gene encoding ribosome silencing factor, with the protein MQSRIQTIVNSLDKNKAESIEVFDLREKNYFVEYAIIASSLGAKHTSALLNHIKTDLKPTETFMHVDESEDWVVIDLGDILIHIMTPEYRVKYDMESFLTSLSDGKEGNTL; encoded by the coding sequence ATGCAATCAAGAATACAAACAATAGTAAACTCACTAGATAAAAACAAAGCAGAGTCCATAGAAGTCTTTGACTTAAGAGAGAAAAACTACTTTGTGGAGTATGCTATCATAGCTTCATCATTAGGTGCAAAGCACACAAGTGCTCTTTTAAATCACATAAAAACTGACCTAAAACCAACTGAGACTTTTATGCATGTTGATGAGAGCGAGGACTGGGTAGTTATAGATCTTGGCGATATACTAATCCACATCATGACACCTGAATATAGAGTCAAGTACGACATGGAGAGTTTTTTAACTTCACTCTCTGATGGCAAGGAAGGCAATACTCTTTAA